The Hippopotamus amphibius kiboko isolate mHipAmp2 chromosome 13, mHipAmp2.hap2, whole genome shotgun sequence sequence CGAATCTGGAGCAAGAAACTGTAAAGGATATCTAAAAACTCAATTGTACGAACTTGTGTCAGATATATAAATTTCTCTATTTCCACTTCTGCCACTTCCCTAAGCAAGAGAATCCCGTACTGGGTCTGGCTCCCGCCCCCTCCCGCTGCTGCGAATCCAAGCCTGGCTAGGGCAGTCTACCGCAGCGGACACCGCAAGACATCTCGCAACTCACCAACCAGGCAGGACAAGGACCTGCTCGGGCCCGTATCCAGACTGATGCTCAGGCGTTTGTCCGGCTTGAGCTCTACCCCGCCCTCACTTACCCAGGGGGCCTTTCCCCGCGGCCTTCGCTTTTAGCTCCTCGAGTTTTTTTTGCTCCTCCTTCTGTTTCTGCTTGAATGCCTTATCTTcctagggagagggagagaggattcACTCCCGGGGAATTTCCCAGTCCCTCTGCGCCCGCCCACGCCTCTGCGCCCGCCCTCACCTCATCCATCTCCTTGGCTTGCTTCTTGGGCTGCTTCAGGGGCTTCTTCTTGCCACCTGCGTGCGACATAAGCACGCTCAGCCTGGCCCCCGCCAAGTCCCGTCCCTCTCCGCCCCGCCCTACCCCGTCGTCCCTGCACACCTACCTTCGCGGCCCGACATGGCGACTGCCGCCCCTTCCCCAAACCCGGCCACCGGAAGCGGAGCTCCCCGTCCCACCCCCGCCTATACCTCCGCGCGGGCCCGCTGATTGGCTCCTGGTTCGGAAGTTTTGCTCCCGTTGCCGGAAGCGGTCCTCCGGAGGCGGGCACTAAAGGGTCAGAGATCAACTGAGTGACAGGCTTTCCCTTGGGGTTGCGGCTTCAGCTCAAGAGTACACCAGGTACTGGGGTGGCGGGGTGTCCTCCCCGGAGAGGGTTCGGAAGCCGCGAGCAGTGCTTAACTGCAATCGCTAAGCCTGGGACCGTGCATGGAGAAAGCACTACAGGTAGAGGGAAGGGCTTGTGCAAAGGCCTTGAAGCTCGGCGTATTCCTGCAACAGAGGAAAGCACAGTGTGGCTggagggagatgggagggaggcagcagaAGTCGGCGGGGCTAGATCATCTGGTTCTAGAGCTTTGGAGACCACCGGAAGGAGCTGCGGTTTTAAAATATAGCCTGGGGTGTGACATTTTGCAAATTCTGTTTATTCATCCAGTACATTTTTATTGAGTGTGTAGTATGTTCAGGTAGCACTTTAGGCACTGAGggtgcagcagtgaacaaaacagtgCCTGCCCTGGCAGAGCTACCGTTCTGGTGGGTGAGACAGACTATAAGTAATTAAGTGAAATGCATACCACGGGTCATGTGATATGTGTCTGGggtaaaataaagcagagaaagtgGGTAAGGCgtcctggggtgggagtggagggctATGACATTTGAGAAAGacttgaaaaagagaaaggagcaagCAGTACAGATAGCAAACAGGTGGTGTGAAGTCCCTGAGGTGGGAGTAACCTACTGTGTTCTAGCAACATCAAGAAGCTGGGAATTATATGGGAATTATGTGAAGTGAAAGATGTGTTATCTAACCTTATTGGGGTAAACATTTAGCagtatatacatttgtcaaatcatcacattgtacaccttaaacttatacaattttGTGTGTCAGTTTTATCTCAGAAAAAACTGGGGGCAAAAGGTCCATGTTACTGGAGCAGAGTGAGGAAAGGGACACTGGTGGGAGATGAggtgagaggaaagaagaatgaaagcCAGGAGAGTGATGCCCGGTAGGCCATGGAAAGGATTTTGGTTTTTACCTTGAGAGAAATGGGGAACCACTGCCCGGTTTGAGCAGAGAGAGACATGGTCTGACCTTTGTTTTGAAAGGACCGCTGCCAGCTCTGTTGACAGTAGGGGCTAGAGTAGAAGCAAGGAGACCTGTCAGAAGATAATCCAGGCAAAAAATGTCAGTCACTGGGACTAAGTGATAGCAGTGGCAGGGGCAAGAGGAAGAGGGATTCTGGATTTCGTTTCAGAGGTGGAGGTGGCATTTGGTAATGGATTGGatgtgaggagggagagaaagcagagtCAGGGATGATATGAGAGTTTGGGCCTGATTGGTTTCCATCAACCAAGATGGAGAAGGTTGTGGGAAAGGCAGGtttgggagaggaagagaagatccCCATCAGCCTTCCAAGCAGACATGTCAGTTGGGCAGTTCAATAAATGAGCCTGGAATTCAGAGAGGTGTGGGCTGGAGAGGTCCGAttatagtttgtttgttttttatttatgtatttatttttggccacactgcgtggttgcgggatcttagttcccctaccagggattgaatccggccCTGAAAGCGCTGAGTGGTAACCACTGAAACACCAgggaattgtttgttttttagtaacagctttactgagatatgatTTATATGCCATACAGTTCAGCTGCTTAatgtatacaattcagtggttttagtatatttacagtgttgtgcaatcatccttgcaatcaattttagaactATTTTGTAGATGATTTTCAGGCCACAGGACTGAATGAGAGAGGAGCCTGAGGACGGAGCCCTAGGGCACTGTGTGGAGAGGTTGTGGAAATAAGTGGGGACTGGAAGCCAAGAGGAGGAGGTAGTTCAAGAAGGAGGGAGCTATCATGAGGCATAGGCTGCTTGCTGACAGGGCAAGTGAGATGAAGATGGAACTGATCATTGGGTTTAGCCATGTGGAAATGACCTGAACAGGAGCAGTTCCAGTGGCCTGGTGGGTGTGAAGGCCAGATCGGAGGGGTGTTAAATGAGAATGGGAGACAGCTAGTGCAGGCACTGTGACAAGGAGTAAAGAGGAGCAGAGAAGTGGGGCAGTTCTGGAGGGGGTGTCAGATCAATTACTGAGCAGCATCTGAGGAGGGGAGAGGTTATGGGACTTGGGGCACAGCTAGGTGTTCCCTAGAGCAGAAATTATTCATCCTGAGGAACAAGAGAAGGTGGGAATGAGACAGACACTGGCAGGTGGGAAAGTGTGGTAGGAGTTTATGGAAGTTCTCTCccaattttaagatgttttcttggtgaaaaataaagcaaaccatCAGCTACAAGTGAGGATGAGATACTGGTAATAGAGGTCTGAGGAAAGGGAAGTTGGTAGGAGACAGTCATCGGATAGAATAGGAGAATGGGTTTGGAGGGGCAACGTTCTGAACTTGGCCCAGGCTCTGCTCATTTTGGCCTCTGTCCACCTTTCCAGCTTCTCTAcccactctcctctcctctgctgcACAGGTCGCCCTTCAGATTTTAGATGACTTCAAGCGCTGTTCCACTTTGTCTCTGCCAGGAACATCTTCCCTTTACTGGTTGATGGGCCTGTGAGACATCTAaatggggaggagctgggagacaGGCTGGAGTGGGAGGCTGAGAGGAGGGACTAGAGTGGAGGAACAACTTGGGAGTCATTGGTTTGTCCCCTCACAAAGCCAAGTCCCTGCTGTCTCCAAGCTTATGTTCTGATGTGGGGCAAGGCAACACATGAAGAAGGAAACGTGTGTctgatggagaaaaagaaagcaggtaAGGTGGCCAAGGAGGGAGTGGTCAAGAAAGGCCTTATcaagaggtgatatttgagcaaagacGTAGGCATGAGGTGATTGGACTTGTGGAGGAAAAGTGGTCCAGGCAGAGGAAGTGGGTAGGGCACAGACCCTGTGGCAGGATTGTGCTTAGTGTGTGGTGAGGTTGCTGGATTGGAGTACGTacagggatggagagaaggaaggggatgaGGGCTGAGAGGATGGGGGCTTGTTGGCCACTGGCAGGACTGGTATTCGTGCCAGGTGACGGGAGCTGTCAGGGGGTTTTGAACCGAGGGATATGATCTGTCTTACAAGGTAACAGAGCCTCTGTTCGCCATGTGAAGAACAGCTGTgaggggcaggagaggaagcCAAGGAAGCTGTAGCTGTCTTCTCTGCCAGGGCTGAGTGACCTTCCTGGGGTCCAAGAATGGGCTGCTGATAGAGGAGGAGCCAggaaaggaggctgagaaggTTGGAGGAATCTGAGAGGGGGTGGTGATTTCAAAATGAGAGAGTGTTGAAAGCTGCAGAGGTATTGGAGAAGAAATCTGAGTAGCACCTGCTGGATGTGACAAGGTGGAAGTTAGGAGAGCAACCTTGATGGTTGAGTGGGATCAAGTGAGAACAGGACTGAGGAAGTAGTGATGGCCAAGGGGGATACCTTTCTGCTGAGTGTTCCTGAGGAGGGTGGGTGCTGTGATGGGCGGGACTGCAAGGCTGTGTGCTCTGCTTTGATGAGGGGCACACCTGAAGGATTGTTGTGGGGCCACAGCTTGACTGCAGTGGGCACTGGCCTTGAGGCCTAGGAAGCTTGCCCGACTGCTGGGGCATGGATGGTGTGTGCTCCCTTGGGCCTTAGGAAAGGGGTACAGGGGTTCGGGTGCAGCACCAGCTTGGAACCACTGTCACAGGGATGTCCCCTTCTGTGACTCTCAGCTCAGGTTTTTGCCAGGAGGCATGCCCTTACCCAACCAACTTTGTTTTCAAGAGGGTCTAAGCTTCCGCAAGCATGGCACCATGTGGAGGAGGCTGGATGCTCATCACCTTACCCAGGAAGCTCCTTTCTTTGTAAGTGGAGCTCTTCTAGTCTGTCTTCCTGTCCCCTGCtccctctgctttcctctctctggCCTGGTCTTTTGGCTACCAGGTGTCACTCTGACAGCCAAAGTCAGtacttgggggcaggggtggtttGGCCAGAGCAAGGTGCTCTGGCCCAGGTTTGCCCCAGGAGTGGGGGTCCCCTGGCCCTCTCTTCGTGGTCCTCAGAATCACTGCTGCTCTAGGGCTCAGGCAAGGCCTGACTGGATAATGGGAGACTCCTTGTGCTGTTCAGGTAACAGAGAAGTAGGCATTGTTGGGGCccaacatcaaagcaagattGAAAAGGGAAAGATTAACGAAACCTAACCTGTTGGGCAGTTACTAAGgttggagaggaggaagaaagcttATGGAAAGTAAGAAATGTGAGACTGGGAGTGGGTCGCCTGGAATGTCTGAGCTGAGAGGGCAGAAGGAAAGTTGATGTCACTACTTCCTTCCTAAGCAAAGCTGTCCTCTATGAAGAAAtccagtttgttttcttttgctttgttttcccccTAGAATTGTCTTCTCAGAGGAGAGCTGAGGAGAGAATTTTCTGCCTTGGGACATGAACGACCTATATCCTAGAACAGGAGTGAAACTACTTCCCTAGTGCTTAGGCAGCCCTCAGGGAGTCTGGGAAGTTGGTTTTGAAAGTCATTTACGGAAATCTTTCCCCCAAATCCCCTCAGTCAGTTCCACAGTTTCCCTATGTGTCTTTGTGAATCTTTGTGGGGCTGTGTTAGCCATGGACACAGCACAGGTTTAAGAATTTTCTTTGAGATTCTCAGAAAACGGGATACCAGGATTCTCATGCAGATCACAGCAGAGACCTGGGGATGCAGGATGGTGGGTCGAATGGGAGGGTCTGGTCTGTGTGGCATCATGGAGGGAGATGGAAGGCCTGAGATCCTAAATATGTTCTTCCCTGATGTGCAGCATTGCCTGGGAGCACCTGGTGAAGCCTGACCCTGGGCTGCCGTCTTTGGGCCCAACAGAGTGGTGCTcagtttggacttttttttttttaataaatttatttatttattggctgcattgggtcttcattgctgcacacgggctttctctggttgcagagagtggggactactctttattgtggtgcctgggctcctcattgtgatggcttctcttattgcggcacacaggctcaatagttgtggctggtaggcttagttgttctgcggcatgtgggatcctcttggaGCAgagctggaacctgtgtcccctgcattagcaggcagattcttaaccactgcgccacctaggaagtccctcagtttGAACTTTTTAATGGAAACTCTTCAGTTGAGAACTGTCCCTAGGACTTGAGACCTGACTTAAGCCCAGCCTGTCTCTGCTGTGAGCTGATCTGTCTGGCATCCCCCCACAGATCTCCCGATGACAGGGTGCAGCCCTGTGTTGGCCATGCGGCACGTCGTGGGTATATCTCCTGTATTGGTGCGGAGAGGCCTTCTTGGAAGGGACCTCTTTATGACCAGGACTCTCTGCAGCCCAGGCCCCAGCCAGcccagagagaaaagacctgaggaGGTGGCCCTTGGGCTGTACCACCGCCTCACAGCGCTGGGAGGAGCCCTGGGGCACAGCATTCGGCAACGAGCATCCTCCACAGCCAAGACTTGGTGGGACAGATATGAAGAGTTTGTTGGACTCAATGAGGTTCGAGAAGCCCAGGGAAACGTGACTGAGGTGAGGAGGGGAGCTGGGGTGGTTGGCCCTGACCTGGGCAGTGTGGCCTGGAAGCTCCTACCAAATAAATTACCAGCCACAGGTGCTGGGAAGCCACGTCCAGATTTGCTTTTTCTTGAACACATACCACTAAGAGCGGGATCTGACTTGTTTCTCACATGACAGCCTGGGTTTGATACTACCCCGGGGGGTAAAGGGGTGAAGGGCCCTCCTTTCCCCCATGAAGACAAGTTGCTGTATATGCTGTGTACCAGTGAGTCCCAGGCCATTACCATCCTTTCTGTTAGTCCAGCAAACACTTCTTTCATTGACTACTTGGGGGTTGATGGTGAGAGTTGCTTGCTGCTGGGTTGCTGCATTAGAGTGTCCTCAAAGCCCCATGTGTGATTAAAACATCCCTCATGAAAGGAGAGGCACTGGGAAACGTTAGACTGCGAGGTGAGAAGAGCTGCCTCTGGTTGTCAAGTCCTTTGTGGCAGTGGAAATGCATTATGCCATCTCTGTTCCCACTCCTGCCTAGGCTCAGACCAGTGTAGTGGAGTGGGAAGAACCCGGGATTCAGCTGGAGGTTTTGAGGCGCAGTGCTGTCTCTCCCCTTGGAGGCCATGACTTTGGCTGAGCTGGGGTTTCTTGGTCTGTGCAATGGAGGCTGGGGCAATGCCTGTCATGGTGTTTGGCGTTGTTGGGAGGTGTAGCTAAGGTAACACACACGAAGCCGATTAAGAACATAAGGGCCTTGCTGTGGTTTGTGTCAGACTAGAGTCAGCTGGGTTTGGTGGATACAGATTAGATGTGTCATTTGCTGTTTTCAAGTTTCTCAGGGGCATTTTATTTCCACTTGAACGGATAAATCCGGTGATTCTGTTGGGCACGGCCCAGGGCTGCACTTTGAGGATCACTGGGCAAGCCAGGATTACGTATCTGAGGGACTCTTTCCACCCTTTCTACCAACACCCCACTGACCTCTTCTCAGCCCAGTCTGGTTCTGAATGGAGCCTAGCCTGTGTGGATGAGCGTGGAGAAAAGGGGCAGACGGCCCTCTGTTGTTCTCTCTGCAGGCAGAAAAAGTGTTCATGGTGGCTCGAGGTCTTGTCCGGGAGGCTCGGGAGGACTTGGAAGGTCAGCAGGCCAagctgaaggaggtgagggaccGCTTGGACCGCATCTCCAGAGATGATAACCAGTACCTGGAACTGGCTACTCTGGAGCACAGGATGCTGCAGGTAGGTGCCTTCCTCACCTGGACAGGGACCCTAGCCTGGTAGGTCAtggaggggcggggtgggagcCCTGACTGCGTAGGGGGTCAGAGACCTGGTGAGGAGGTAAACCAGAAGCCCCTGTGGAGGGACTAGGCCCCAGGCTTCCAGAGCCTCTCCACCTACTTCCTCCTGGAGTACTGGGATCAACCGTCCAGAACAGTATAATCTGGGCCTCAGATTACTGAGGAGGGAGCACTGTGCAGGGAGCTGGCCCAGAGAGCACCAGACACTTCCCTTCTGATAGAGACATTCTGTAGACATCATTGCATGTCCAGTCAGACCCAAGGCTGCTTAGGGAGGATATGCCGCTCACTGTGACCACCCCCGGTTCCTTTGCTCCCCTAACCTGCCCAGGCTTATGCTACCTTTACTCATTATGGAGCATGTAATCTGCCAGGCGTGAAGCAGAGCCCCAGGGACATGGTAGTGGGACATTGCTGGCAGCTTCTGGGCCAGGTTGCTGCTATATGACAGCTTTGCTTCTGCAGGAGGAGAAGAGGCTTCGTATGACTTATTTGCGTGCTGAAGACTCAGAGCGAGAGAAgttctcccttttctctgcagcTGTGCGGGAAAGTCATGAGAAGGAGCGCACTCGGGCTGAGAGGACCAAGAACTGGTCCCTTATCGGGTCCGTCCTGGGGGCCTTGATTGGTGTGGCTGGCTCCACCTACGTGAACCGTGTGCGGCTGCAGGAGCTGAAGGCCTTGCTTCTGGAGGCTCAGAAGGGGCCCGTGAGCCTCCAGGAAGTTATCCGAGAACAGGCGTCCAGCTACTCTCTCCAGCAAAAGGACCTCCATGACCTCATGGCAGACCTGAGGGGCCTGGTGCAAGCCGGGCCTGGGCAGAGCCCTTTGTCCCAGGAAGGTACTTCCCCAACCCGAGACGGAGACACAGATGTCCTTTCAGCTGCCTTGAGAGAGCAGCTCAGCCATTCCAggcaggtccattcatgtctagAGGGTTTACGAGAGCAGCTTGATGGCCTAGAAGAGACTTTGAGCCAAGTGGCTGGGGTGGTTCAGCTTGTAAAGGCTGCAGCACACCCAGGCCTGGTGGAGCCAGCAGACGAGGCCCTGCCTGGCTCCTTGCTCGAACAGGGGAGCATGGTCTTGGCGCTGTCGGACACGGAGCAGAGGCTAGAAGCCCAGGTCAACAGGAACACCATCTATGGCACACTGGTCACCTGTGTGACATTTGTGGCCGTCCTGCCTGTGCTTTATATGCTGTTCAGGGCCAGCTagcccccggcccctcctccagAGGGAGGAGGTATTGATGTGGATTTAGTTAGAGAAGGAAGCAATGAAGTGAGCCTTTGGGTTGACTCAACCTCAGCCTGAGTCTGTGTGGCTCACCAGCAGACATACTTTGCTTTTTAGGCAGCATTCATTTACATTAACTGTTGAAAATATTTGTGCTAATGTCCAATTAAAATGTCTTTAAGTTTGTCTTATTTAAAGTAATTAGTTAGACTGAGTTTTGTCCAATGAAAACTGAGATTTGGGACTCGAGGGTTGGGCCTGGAAGTAGGATAATTGGCCCCTTTTAGTTCCTCTCTCATTTCTTGATCTTGCCCTTGGTTCAGGACTATTTTGGATGCATTTACCCCTTCAGGCCTGGATTTTCATTTTGGATTTCCTGGCCTGTCTTCCACTTGCCCAACCCTCCTATGTCAGATGGCCCATGAGTTCCATTGAGTAAAATCTACCCTGCTTCCCACCCATTGGTCATCATGGTTACTGTCCCTCTTCTGGATCACTTTCTCTGCCACGTTGGGGAGAACTTCCTGGTTCTAACACTGGAGAAATGATCAGAGGAGAGCAGGGAAGAGGGATTGGGGGAATGGTTGGTAAATATTGCTGGGGACATAATTACAGGCATTGGTGGCCAGTCCGGTTCCCTGGTGCAGAGAATGCTTTGGGCAGCACCACTCGGGCTGGGTCTCATCCCACACACAGCCTAGAGATGGCCTCTACAGGCTTGGGCAGAGCTCAGCCCACCAGCAGTGCGAATGGTGAGGCAGTGATGGGGAGGGACCTCCCAGAGGCAGAAGGTGCAGTTGAGGGGACATGGAGGCAGAAGGTGCAGTTGAGGGGGCATGGAGGTGGACTGCCCTGAGAACCCtttacctcttccttttcagTGGAGAAGAGCAACTTTTGACCTTCTGGGCTAAATGGCCTTGTGTGTCCTTGTGTAAACAGGAGCAGCGGGGAGGCACTCTGCTTGAGCTGTGTGTCTGGAGAACCCAGCCTCCCTCCAGGGTGCATCGAGGTTGTGTGCAGGGTCTGCAGGTAGGGGCTTCTGCGGGTTAGGCAGAGCTGACTCACAGCAGAGGCCTATGGAGCCAGAAGTGCTTCCATAAGATGCCCTCCTTCTTGGGAGCCTGTGCTCAGGCCTGGGCAGTGAGCATGGCCCAAGTGGCCCCATGGGTGATGTGAACTTCTGAACCCCTGGTCCCTTGATCATTTGGTCACTCCATCCatggcattgttttctttttgtaatgatTCTCCAGGAGAGCGTGGGATGAAATGACCTCTGCACTTGGGACATTCACCCTCCTGATAGGGTCGGAAGTGACATATCTGTGTATAGGTGAGGGGTGTTGTGGGGTTTGGAAGTCCTAGGTCCCCCTCTGGGGTGAGGTAGGTCCTGAAGAGTGTGTACTTGAGTGAATGGGTCTGGAGAGGGGAGGATTCCAGGCACATGGAAGGGCCCTGCACAAGCTGCACAGGCAGGAGAGGCAAGGTGGGTGAGGGCCTTGTGGCACATCAGCttggctgaggtggtgatgggtGTGGGGGAGTTGTGGAGCATAAGATTCGAGAATGAAGTG is a genomic window containing:
- the CCDC51 gene encoding mitochondrial potassium channel isoform X4 — its product is MKARRVMPDLPMTGCSPVLAMRHVVGISPVLVRRGLLGRDLFMTRTLCSPGPSQPREKRPEEVALGLYHRLTALGGALGHSIRQRASSTAKTWWDRYEEFVGLNEVREAQGNVTEAEKVFMVARGLVREAREDLEGQQAKLKEVRDRLDRISRDDNQYLELATLEHRMLQEEKRLRMTYLRAEDSEREKFSLFSAAVRESHEKERTRAERTKNWSLIGSVLGALIGVAGSTYVNRVRLQELKALLLEAQKGPVSLQEVIREQASSYSLQQKDLHDLMADLRGLVQAGPGQSPLSQEGTSPTRDGDTDVLSAALREQLSHSRQVHSCLEGLREQLDGLEETLSQVAGVVQLVKAAAHPGLVEPADEALPGSLLEQGSMVLALSDTEQRLEAQVNRNTIYGTLVTCVTFVAVLPVLYMLFRAS
- the CCDC51 gene encoding mitochondrial potassium channel isoform X2 gives rise to the protein MWGKATHEEGNVCLMEKKKADLPMTGCSPVLAMRHVVGISPVLVRRGLLGRDLFMTRTLCSPGPSQPREKRPEEVALGLYHRLTALGGALGHSIRQRASSTAKTWWDRYEEFVGLNEVREAQGNVTEAEKVFMVARGLVREAREDLEGQQAKLKEVRDRLDRISRDDNQYLELATLEHRMLQEEKRLRMTYLRAEDSEREKFSLFSAAVRESHEKERTRAERTKNWSLIGSVLGALIGVAGSTYVNRVRLQELKALLLEAQKGPVSLQEVIREQASSYSLQQKDLHDLMADLRGLVQAGPGQSPLSQEGTSPTRDGDTDVLSAALREQLSHSRQVHSCLEGLREQLDGLEETLSQVAGVVQLVKAAAHPGLVEPADEALPGSLLEQGSMVLALSDTEQRLEAQVNRNTIYGTLVTCVTFVAVLPVLYMLFRAS
- the CCDC51 gene encoding mitochondrial potassium channel isoform X1, with the protein product MWGKATHEEGNVCLMEKKKAAQVFARRHALTQPTLFSRGSKLPQAWHHVEEAGCSSPYPGSSFLYLPMTGCSPVLAMRHVVGISPVLVRRGLLGRDLFMTRTLCSPGPSQPREKRPEEVALGLYHRLTALGGALGHSIRQRASSTAKTWWDRYEEFVGLNEVREAQGNVTEAEKVFMVARGLVREAREDLEGQQAKLKEVRDRLDRISRDDNQYLELATLEHRMLQEEKRLRMTYLRAEDSEREKFSLFSAAVRESHEKERTRAERTKNWSLIGSVLGALIGVAGSTYVNRVRLQELKALLLEAQKGPVSLQEVIREQASSYSLQQKDLHDLMADLRGLVQAGPGQSPLSQEGTSPTRDGDTDVLSAALREQLSHSRQVHSCLEGLREQLDGLEETLSQVAGVVQLVKAAAHPGLVEPADEALPGSLLEQGSMVLALSDTEQRLEAQVNRNTIYGTLVTCVTFVAVLPVLYMLFRAS
- the CCDC51 gene encoding mitochondrial potassium channel isoform X3, translating into MAPRLLRQEYNTEMDATQVPDLPMTGCSPVLAMRHVVGISPVLVRRGLLGRDLFMTRTLCSPGPSQPREKRPEEVALGLYHRLTALGGALGHSIRQRASSTAKTWWDRYEEFVGLNEVREAQGNVTEAEKVFMVARGLVREAREDLEGQQAKLKEVRDRLDRISRDDNQYLELATLEHRMLQEEKRLRMTYLRAEDSEREKFSLFSAAVRESHEKERTRAERTKNWSLIGSVLGALIGVAGSTYVNRVRLQELKALLLEAQKGPVSLQEVIREQASSYSLQQKDLHDLMADLRGLVQAGPGQSPLSQEGTSPTRDGDTDVLSAALREQLSHSRQVHSCLEGLREQLDGLEETLSQVAGVVQLVKAAAHPGLVEPADEALPGSLLEQGSMVLALSDTEQRLEAQVNRNTIYGTLVTCVTFVAVLPVLYMLFRAS
- the CCDC51 gene encoding mitochondrial potassium channel isoform X5 produces the protein MTGCSPVLAMRHVVGISPVLVRRGLLGRDLFMTRTLCSPGPSQPREKRPEEVALGLYHRLTALGGALGHSIRQRASSTAKTWWDRYEEFVGLNEVREAQGNVTEAEKVFMVARGLVREAREDLEGQQAKLKEVRDRLDRISRDDNQYLELATLEHRMLQEEKRLRMTYLRAEDSEREKFSLFSAAVRESHEKERTRAERTKNWSLIGSVLGALIGVAGSTYVNRVRLQELKALLLEAQKGPVSLQEVIREQASSYSLQQKDLHDLMADLRGLVQAGPGQSPLSQEGTSPTRDGDTDVLSAALREQLSHSRQVHSCLEGLREQLDGLEETLSQVAGVVQLVKAAAHPGLVEPADEALPGSLLEQGSMVLALSDTEQRLEAQVNRNTIYGTLVTCVTFVAVLPVLYMLFRAS